The DNA region GGCaatgtacatatttatttttagttttattatgtattttattgtattctaTGGAAGAGATCCTTTCCCCTTCCTGCTTATTATTGTGAACTATTTCAGAATAGTTCATGGCTGTTTACACTGCAAAtctaaatattttcttaaaatgtatttgttgtcagAAATGTTCTTTTGTGTACCTTTTTCTATTGCATTTGTCTAAGCTTAACCTAGTTTCCTATGAATCCGTAGGTTCAATGCAGCTTTTATATTCAGCTATAATGCAGTTACTACCACCTTTTCAAATGGACATACAAAACAAAGCTAGTCCCTTGTGTGCCTGTTCTTTATAAGGAAACACTCAAAGCAGCCTTCTGATTCCAGGAAGCGTCTGTCTTGTCTTCTTCAcggacatgttttttgtttgttttgtccttgtgtctTTGTGCTCAGGTGGACGAGCGTGCTCTGAGAGACATCATGGAGATGGGCTTTAACAGGGAGGCCGCCCGGCAAGCGCTGATGGACAATAACAACAACCTGGAGGTGGCACTTAACAGCCTTCTGACCAGCCAGTGTGGGAGCCGAGCAAGCCCCACCGTATCCGAATCTAACAAGTTCCAGCCAAGAGGTCAGTatgccacaacaacaacacacaaaaacacacaaattgtTCTTCTTTTGACCCCAAGACAAATGTAGCGTGGCCTTAAATGCACCTTGTTCATGTCGaatggggaggaggagggacgagTGAAGAATAGAGCTCTTCAAATGCACAGAAAATGGCTCAAAGGTCCACAGTCTTGCTTGTTTTAGACCATTTACCACAAATTGCAGTGCTCACAACATAAGCTGTTTTTAGATAGGCATTGGAGAGTACCTGCAGAAACTGGTTCTGTTTACTTCTGCTCTGAAAATCTACCTGCGGCAACATGTTTGATCATAGTAAACGAGCAAGTGGGTTTTATTATGTGGTAAAACAAGTGTGAACGGGGGCTATTATAAAGCTTTTATTGGCGTAGCTGCAGGTAATTCAGCTTTTCAAATGTAGGCTGTTTCATTCTGTAAAATCACTTATTTTGTTATCTTCACTTGTTGTTGCTAGCCAGGGGTAGAGGAAGAGGCCGATCTAGAAATGATGATtcagaggagggaggtggaaGGCCGTCTGGACCAAGcactttatttgactttttggagTCTAAGATGGGGAATCTCTCTCTTGATGGTGAGTAGCAAATATATAGAACTAAAACTGGTTTGATTCCTTCATATTCACTTTTTTATGTATGGTTGTTTTCAGAAATCGAtcgatatgtttttttcatggctgatatcgattgtttagaatccaggcAATCCGATGCAGTTATGGTTTATATTAAAGTATTCAAATGAAGCTTTATGCAGCAGGTCGGCCAAAACTAAATCTCAGCCTCTCCTTGAGTTTTAAGGCCGATGGCCGATATGGTGAAAAGAGCAAATATTGACTAAATACATCGGTCTTACTCTAGTTGTTTGATAGAGACAGCTTTAAGTGCAGCTAATTCCATGTTCATAGGCCATCTAGCTCAGAACTCATTTGCAAACCCATTACCCACACAGTTCATATAACagaatatttacaatatttttttttccatagctgcatcaaaagtatttattcaaaaCTGTAGTAAAACTAACATATGACAAACTAAGCTGTATGAAGTATCTGGGTAGAATACAACATAATAAATGCACAAGTTGTCACAAGTGTAACCATTAATATAATAAATCACTAGTTGTATAAATAGTACCTCAAATTGTGTGTATTATTTCTGATGGAGAAACGCTGGAACCATTAACCACAGTATGAGCTAATTATGAGGAataaatgaatgttgttgtttgtttttttttggggtttttttcagaGCCAAAGAGCCACGCATCACAGCGACAACATGATGGCAAACCAAACTTTTCAAACTCTGAGCCTTACTCTAAAGGCCCATCTCACAGCCGCTTCTCCTCCCACAATGACCACCGGCAGCAGAGGAACGACAGACCCCctcgtttccatagagacacagaCTTTCCCAAACCGGGCCAAGATCCTGTCTCCAACCCCACACCCCCGACCACTGTGCAACCTCTGCACTGGAAAGGTCAAGAGAGGTCACATGAAGACCAGGCTGCTTCTACTTTCTCCCAAACATTCTCCCGATCAAAGGGACCCCAGCAGCAGATGGACTTTAGCGGGTCTTTCCAACAACACCATTCTCGAAATGTAGACagtgtgaacacaactcacCGAAAAGGGCCAAAAGATAATGCTCCCAGAATTACTAATAACGCTGCGATTAGCAATGActcagagggaagaggggggcCAAAACGCTCCGATAGCAAATTTGACGAAGTAAATCCCAACAACAGGAGGAAAGGCAAAGGTGAACGGCCAAATTCTGAAAATTTCGACAAGGTACCACGGGATAACGGACCTGCAAACTTTCACacaagaggaggtggaggtaaCCCAGGATTCAATGCAGGGGAACAATTTTGCTTTCAAAATGGGGACGTTGAACACAAACGGACTGGGCCAATTAAGCCGCCACAAAACTCAAGTGTGCCCCCCAATAAAGAAGCTCCCCCCAGGAagaacaacagtaacaataacaGGGGGTCTAATAGGCGCCAGGCAGGGCAGGGGAAAGGTCAACGAACACAGGAGAGGAGTCATAATGCACAACACATTTGGAGACCTGGGGATCAGTGTCTAGCCTTGTACTGGGAAGACAACAAGGTATTATTTTATACACTTAGGACCTATCTAGTCCAATAACTTTTAAAACCCCCATAGAATAATGACTTTCGCCAGTCTTCTTTCTGCTAGTTttgactgtgtttttattggcatttattattttaaaataattatggaAGTAATAAGTATGgaataaaaagtatattatgCACATCTTCCCAAATGTTGCCCTTacttagtaaagtaaaaatgggCAAGTACAAACCCGAGGCACACGATTGATAAATACTCTT from Periophthalmus magnuspinnatus isolate fPerMag1 chromosome 3, fPerMag1.2.pri, whole genome shotgun sequence includes:
- the tdrd3 gene encoding tudor domain-containing protein 3, with product MTELSDLLKNEGWYLSDDGISELKGAAEKVTANDIIRIALDSDLRPIGKKFLPTDINSGKVEKLEGPCVLQVQKVRNISAPKDHEESQGAPRMLRLQMTDGHTTCVGLEFQHLSKISLNTPPGTKVKLLGTVHIKNGLLLLDDSKICVLGGEVDHMVEKWELQRSLAKHSRNNIGAEGGPPPFVPFGQKCARKEEVDSRELDNKKTLQSQTAIKNVDENDEFEKQRTAAIAEVAKTKEGPRTFGGGGNAGSNLSTTSTSSRNRDSFQQRRREERPERSDSNYRELVDERALRDIMEMGFNREAARQALMDNNNNLEVALNSLLTSQCGSRASPTVSESNKFQPRARGRGRGRSRNDDSEEGGGRPSGPSTLFDFLESKMGNLSLDEPKSHASQRQHDGKPNFSNSEPYSKGPSHSRFSSHNDHRQQRNDRPPRFHRDTDFPKPGQDPVSNPTPPTTVQPLHWKGQERSHEDQAASTFSQTFSRSKGPQQQMDFSGSFQQHHSRNVDSVNTTHRKGPKDNAPRITNNAAISNDSEGRGGPKRSDSKFDEVNPNNRRKGKGERPNSENFDKVPRDNGPANFHTRGGGGNPGFNAGEQFCFQNGDVEHKRTGPIKPPQNSSVPPNKEAPPRKNNSNNNRGSNRRQAGQGKGQRTQERSHNAQHIWRPGDQCLALYWEDNKFYHASIDAVHPSGSTAVVVFSDYGNCEEVLLDNIKPVSADGLDEEDGYYDSSLEFRRGGDGQPRRSRPTQQYYQPPRARD